Below is a window of Populus alba chromosome 2, ASM523922v2, whole genome shotgun sequence DNA.
GCCTGTATCTACTAAAAGCTTAATATGTTATACCATTTCATGAGAGGGAGCCAGACGAAGCATAGAAGTACCATACCGCTATAACATTCCTGGTGTTATTCAGAATGTTATTTGTATCTTTGGAGATATCTGGATTATACTTTCCTGCTTTTGttggagatttttttatatataaaaaaaaaattagaaagtaaCTGTGCCTTTATATATCCTCAGGTACAAAGTCCTTCATCCAGACACCCACTAAGTTAGCTACTTCTGTTGCCTATCCATTTGCTTTCATCAAACCCTGCGGCGTGCATGGAGATGTTACTCTGAATGAAATAAACCAGCGGATCCGTACTCCACCACCatcaaaatcaaagcaaaagGATGAAGATCCTGTTGTTTACCCCATGTCTGCTTTCTCTGGGAAGCCTGTTGTTGGCAAAACTAAAATTCGCACAGAGGGAGGGAAAGGAAGTATTACAATAATGAGAACCAAGGGCTGATTAGACAAAGTGTATTTCCAAACTTTGCATGTTGCAGCAGCCTGAGTCCCCTGATGTGTTCAAAGGTTGAATTTTTTGCTATATTATTCTCGACCTTCAAGTACAGAAGTTCAtagtgtttttctcttctttcgtTCAAGCTGTTCTTCGAACTCATAAATCACCACCTCAAAGTGTTTGTGTTTCCGGATAGCATTTTAGGTGTCCATGGCTGCTGTTCTATACATAGTTGCATGGTATTAAGATGACAGAAAAACTTTTGGCTTATTTCTGAATGTTCTCTCAGCTTCAGAACTGCCCTGTAAGTGCTTTCACCGAATTTCTTTTGTTGTGCAAAGCTTTGGTTCTGGATTTATGTATCAGAGATGGAAGTTGTATTAAATATGGAGTGAAAGCACCACCATTTGTCTGATTTTTAGTTAATCTGGATGCAATTTTCACATAAACAGTTTGATTTTTACTACAAGGAGATTAGAGTCATCGATTGCACTGCCGCAAGGTTTTCTGATTGAGAACATTCTTCCAGGATGTACTGTGTTATCTATAGATGATTTAAAGGCTGTTTTGTGCGGCAAAAATGTGGCGTGCTTTATGGAAATCAGACAGCTACATTAAAGTTTTCCTAGGTACCAATATCTTTGATTCACTAATGTTGTGGTCCTTCTGGACAATTCAATTTGTTTATGGTGGGTGGAAGAATGGTaatgattattgttttaaaagaaaagttatttttgtgtggaaatttattaaaataatatttttttaatatttttttaaaaaaattaatattattatattaaatcaattagaaaaacatcaaaaaattaatttaaaataaaaaattaaggaaaattaattttttttaaaaaatatttttgaaaacatcGTCAACTTGTTAATCTATGTCAGAAGGCATGTTATTTTTTCCTTGGTCTTCATCCATGTTTTGTGAAGATAGTAGGAATTCTGAATTCCAAATACACAACATTTCCAGATTTGTCGCAGATTTTTATTGATCCTGACAGATTGTGGTTGATTTTGGATTAATAAATCTGGCATCAATAATATTAACACTTGGACACGGTTagtttttacgttttaaaaatatttaaaattttaattttttttaaaataatattattttaatattttcaatttgttaataaatagaataaaatgtGGAAGCATGAGAATATGGGATAAGTtgagaaaaatcattttcttaaatttttgtgTATATAACAGAGGCCCGGTTCCCCGTGAAAAGTTtctatgttgtttttttgttttatttttttgaaggtgCCTTTGTTTCcgtaaagtgtttttcaatgaGCAATATTTACTAGAacgaggtggtggtggtggtggtggtcctGAAGGGGTGGAGCAGTGGTGTTGGGTGGTAATAACGATAATGATGATTGAGATGGCTGTGGTGgttgaaaaaattatgagtGGAGATTGCTATTTgtaaagaaattttagaaatcaaaaatattttggaacAGATGATAGTAAATTGTGAGCGGAGATTActgttaataaaattatgattaaaattaaaatagaaaactcaggaaataaatataaataaaggtaTTAGATATTGTAATAAAAGACatttagtttgttttatttactaaatttatttattaaaatatttttttatccaatcaaaCAACCGttaaaatagatataaatatgaaactaattgaataaaatataatgcaagtctatatatatattaaaatattttttattttttaaaattaagtttgtttatataaaatatatataaaaattataaataactcagaataatatcttcaaataataaacacatacaatatatatatatatatatataaaactcaattcaaaaCAGGCTAAATTGACGCAACGAGAAGATACACAAAGGGATCCTCGCATTCACGCTCAAAGGTTCATCTGGAATCCACCAGAAAATGAGAGAAGTCTTAaagattattttgaatattctaGAATACAAAAGTTGATTGATCATAAAGCAATTCTTACATTGCTTATTTATTCTACTTGTAACTTGCATGATTAATGATACCTAACTTGCATGATTAATGATACCTATTCAATGCTATTTAAATTTTGGCGTGCAATAGCCATTACTTTTTCGTCTTTACTATGTACCTATTAGGTTGTGCTTTAAATTTCTTTGCCAAATATTCTGCatcataaataaacaaagtaaAGActcataagaataaaaaagagatatTAATCATCTAGATGATGGCCCagtggtaagagcttgggatcaagaggtttgctccatctgtggtctcaggttcgagctcTAGGTTACTCATATGATgatcactggaggcttacatggtcgttaacttcagggcccgtgggattaatCGAGGTGCGCACAAACTGACCCGAACActcacgttaaactaaaaaaaaaagggatattaactaaaatataagttttaaaattatttaaaaaaacattataaaaaatagtattaactaaaataaaaaaataagtctgTGATAGTCTAGGCCACGTAATCAcgtgctaaaaaaaataagaagaacaaATGAGTTGGGGGGGCAAAATAAGTGTAAAAAGGAAATTACAACACAGCCCCGCacaaaaagcttttttttatataagaggTTCTTTTAGTAAtaccattatttaaaaaaaaaaaaacaaaacataacagaagagagctggaaaacattttgtttgttaaaatataaaaatacccccATCTCAATGCTAAATTTTACGTCGAGAGgcgcaaaatgaaaaaaaaaaaaaaaaaatacacagctTTTATTCCCACatgtttttaagtttattttaattttaattttaaggagTAGTCAGACACTGGAAAACATGacattgattattattattcttggaGCTTTTTTAATCCCTAGGAGAACTGCAGAGACCAATGGTCTCCTGGAAAGGAGGAACAGGCGAGGGAGGAGAGGTTCCAATTTCCACGCATGGCTGCGGAGAAAATGTTCTGAGggagatgagaaaaagaaaaaggaaaaagaaaaagaaaaaggaagaaagacaaaGGGAAGGAGGCACATTCTCAGCGCCCCTTGTGGGCAGACAAAGTTCAGAAGACTGCCTGAAATTGATGTGATCATGTGGAATCACGGGCACTCTTTTACGGTACTGTTCTTTCTTCATTCCTTgggaaatattaaattaattgtatgTTCAGCCATgtgatttgaatatttttatatcaaagtgTATCTAAGTTGGATAGTCATTAATTTAATGTctttttggatgattttttttatatagttttaacaTATATTAATCACTTTTTATCTGTTAAATaacatgctttttttaaaagtaacataaaaatatgaatatagCAAATATATTAAGTGTTGTTTGATGCTGTAAttagtagtgtttttttttaaaaaaattaaaatatatgaaaatttttattttttagattttgaatattttatatcaacatatcaaaattactaaaaaaatataaatataatgtttttttttcaaattaaacatatttttacatGCAATTACAAATATAGAAACCATAGTTTTTAAGATCTGGCCCGGTCTAAGACTCGGGTTTCAAGTTTTTGATCAGGTCACTGAGTTCGctcgagttaatttttttaaaaaaaaaatcaaaatgacattgttttagtaaaaaacaaaaacaaaagttgacGAATTGTAATCAGATTTTTGACTGGATTTTACCGGATCAATTAAGTTATCAGGTCATAatggattttttcttctcttattttttatttaatctgacCTAGTTCCAGCTTAAAGTCGGTTAAATTACATGTCGGTCAGATACTAAGCTGggctgaattttaaaattattataaaaacaaacaatttctgTTTAGAATTCCACCTTTTTTGTCCCcacaactattttaaaaattgtactTGTTGCGTGCTTGTAAGGTTCACTTGAAATTAATCAACCACCAACTTGCTagagataattaattattaatcgcATCTAATTTATGTTAGATTGATAATTTTATGTTGTGGCctcctaaataaataaaaaaaattcatccattttatttaggaaaatgattttttgattaaaactggacttgaagtgtttttttttaatgaaagaatgatattttttaatgaaaaacctTATTGCTAATATAAATATCATGCATAGTGATTAGTTTACATGTACTTTCAATGTTGATGATGTGCCGTGGCACCCAAAAATTAGTGCAAGAGTCAAAAGACTTggggtgttattttttttattcttttgtgatTGGTTCCTCAATATTGGAGAATAAGttatttcaaccataattttgaaatttgaattggcATAGCGGGTTGATGTGGTATTTGACTGACTCGGGCTTAGatgaattcaatttaaaaaatttattaaaataatatgttttgatatatatatactatatatatatattatatatatatattatatataattcaagtTTTGTTTATTAAGGTGTGTTTgtttctagaaaaaataatttttgaaaaatcactttacaaattttttgtatttatttgttattagaaaagttaaccaatagaaaacatttttcagtcaaagaaaaatttggcttgatttccagaaaaagtgtttttctttttattttagatgaaaatactttttgaaagttatgaataatttataaatatcatattatttgttgattatatcaaatttggttcttaaacttttgattgttatatatatattttgttttgaatatttatttttcaattttcatcccttagaatttaatttttacattaactttgattttcatttttatgattgttatttgcttttactttatcattttttaattaaaattttttatctattaaatctGGCCCTCGTTCTattgattattacttattttattttatttgagataatttataaaattatatttttttttcaatttcattctcatttaaatttttaatttgtaagatctgttttttattttccaacttattttttcatgacatgatcaaatactagaaaatatttttcaacttatttttcattatattatcaaacattgaaaaattattcactttttcagaatttattttttaaaaataaattactttacAGCAAAGAAATAGggtttaaatttgatattttaatattaaattatgtttgaaaaatatgattaaGTCTTCTATGCGGATATTGATAGTAATCCCAATTTTTCGAGGTAGGTTTTGTCGATGATAGACATGGTAGGGGATAGGATGGAATGACGAGAATATTACGTAAAAGATGCTCTCGTGATAGCAAAACTAGGCTAGAAACCTAGAATATAGATGACGTCACACCTGGCATGGCATCATTCGAGCTTCGAGACAGAAACTGTATGTAATGCTCATGCCCTGCCAAAAAGGTTAATCATTCATTCACTCACAGTCTAGAGAAGCCACACGCCCAGGACAGGCAACATGTCTTTCTTCTCCATAACGGCTTTCTAACTGtccgaaaacaaagaaaaaaagacgaTCACCCTCATCAACATCAGATTGTCTGGATCTTCCCTCCCTGCAACTTCACTTTTTCTAAGCCAACCTTTACTGATTGTTCTCTATCACTCTTTCTCTCCATCTCCATCTTAAGCTTTTAAACCTGGTTGCGATGGATCAGATTTCTGATGACTAGTGATCATGGGattctttaatttcagtttacaagtggtggtggtggtgttcaTATCTTATTGTTCTTTTGTATCTTTTGTTGTTTATGGCAACAACATTAGGAGTAATGTCATTCCGTCAACTTTGGATGGCCCATTTGAGCCCCGTACCGTCCCTTTTGACGTCAGTTTGCGCGGCAACGCCGTAGATTTGCCCGACGCCGATCCCCGAGTTCGCCGCCGGGTCAAAGGTTTCCAGCCTGAGCAAatttctctgtctctctctgcCACTTATGACTCTGTTTGGATTTCATGGATCACAGGTAATTATGAATTATGAAATATTCCTGTCTgtcttaatttctttaatttgtaattGATACTATCATTTAGGACCCGTTTGACGCTGCGATCAGgtgtttttttccatgttttttacAGGAGAATTTCAAATGAGTAACCATAATAAGAACATAACACCATTAGACCCGAAAAGTGTTGCAAGCGTTGTTCGATATGGGAAATTGAGGAATCCATTAAATCATGAAGCAAAGGGCTATTCCCTTGTTTACAGTCAGCTTTATCCTTTTGAAGGTCTTCAGAACTACACTTCTGGCATCATCCATCATGCTCGCCTCACAGGTAGATATATTATCTGCTATTCCATTGGCGAAACATGGTGTAaattcttgtttaatttctttgcgtctttttttgttggtgtttACAGGGTTAAAACCTGACAAATTATACTATTATCGATGTGGAGATCCTTCAATAGGTGCATTGAGTGATGTTTATAGTTTCAAAACAATGccagtttcaagtccaaaaaacTATCCAAAAAGAATAGCTATCATGGGGGATCTTGGTCTTACATACAACACAAGTACCACAATCAGTCATGTTATTAGTAATAAACCTCAACTTGCTTTATTGGTTGGGGATGTAACTTATGCAAACTTGTATCTTACAAATGGAACTGGCTGTGACTGCTATTCTTGCTCCTTTCCTAACTCCCCCGTCCACGAGACTTACCAGCCTCGTTGGGATTACTGGGGAAGGTATGCATGTAGTTTGATTTCATTGTTATCGCAATCTGCTAGTGGGGATtgtattgttaatgttttaatttgtaaatttttacAGGTTCATGCAACCTTTAGTTTCTAAGGTTCCATTAATGGTGGTGGAAGGAAACcatgaaatagaaaaacaagttGGGAACCAAACATTTGTGGCTTACAGTTCTCGTTTTGCGTTCCCAGCTAAAGAAAGTGGATCTTCATCTGCATTCTACTACTCCTTCAACGCAGGAGGCATACATTTTGTCATGCTTGGAGCATACATTGCTTATCATAAATCATGTACGTATTGTGGATTTTCTTTTATACTCGATACTATGATGATTTAGTTATCTGGTGTTCTGCTTCTGCAACTCAAGTCATTGAGAAACACACTTGGAAAATTTTGAGTTTCGATTTGTACAAGTAATTGAACAAGCTGCATGGTTTTGGTATCTTGGTTTAAAGTGTTCGTCTTGTTATTTTATCTGTATGGTTTGGTTTCTTCTTACAGCTGATCAGTACAGGTGGCTGGAGAGAGACTTGGCTAATGTTGATCGATTTGTTACTCCATGGCTGGTAGCAGTATGGCATCCACCTTGGTATAGTTCTTACAACGCCCATTACAGAGAGGCAGAGTGTATGATGGCGGCCATGGAAGAATTGCTTTACTCATATGCTGTTGATATAGTCTTCAATGGACATGTAAGTGACGAGGGCTgctttttttctgattttcaaATGAATTATCCCCGAActacaaaagaaaatgaaggattCAACATATAAACTGGATTGATTTGACTCATTTGAAATGCTATGagaaaaaattcttaaaaagttTCAGCTGGATAAATTGGAATCTCTGCATTTTTCCTTCTGAGTCTTTTTCCTGTGCCTAGCTTGTTTCCCTGCATAAGATTTCGAAACTAGTCTTGTATTTGATGTATTAAGGTCATTTACCTTTCTGAACTTCTATCTGCGCACTGATCATGACCAGGTTCATGCCTACGAGAGGTCAAATCGAGTTTATAATTACACATTAGATCCATGTGGTCCTGTGCATATTGTTGTTGGAGATGGAGGCAACCGAGAAAAGATGGCTGTTGGGCATGCTGATGAACCTGGTAACTGTCCAGATCCCGCAACCACTCCTGATCAACACATTGGTGGTTTTTGTGCCTTAAACTTTACAACTGGCCCTGCAGCCGGTCAGTTTTGCTGGGACAGACAGCCTGATTATAGTGCTTTCCGGGAAAGTAGTTTTGGCCACGGAATTCTAGAGGTACCCCTCTCTCTCCCTGCTTGACCAGTCACTTGCCAGTAGATGTGACTGCAGGCAAGTTTATTGATAAACTGAAtgcataaaaaatgatgttcCTCCAGGAAGTTTCTTGTGGTTGATTCAAATCCCATAGTTTTTAGCTCTGATACCATCGAGAAAGATGAAAAACATGTGCAGAAAAAACATGTCCTGCCATGTTCTCCTTGTACCAATGACTTTCAAGACCATTTGATAGCTCTTATACAGGATACATCTCGACCACAGTGAATCTGAGAAATCCTACTTCCCAATCTCATTACCTCATACGCGGTACTGCAATCTTTCACAAGGGTCTCAGACTTGAATGTTAATTGCAGGTGAAGAATCAGACCTGGGCTTTATGGACATGGCACCGGAACCAGGACTCTCGCAGTACAGTTGGGGATCAAATTTACATAGTGAGGCAACCTGATAAATGCCCTGTCCGGTACAAACAAACTGAACGTTGGTTTGCATCCATTTGAGCAGCTTTGGTTATAAATTGACTGCTTTCAAATGTTGGTGAAAGCATTGCAATTTCTTTACCTTCTGCAAACCCTCTGCAATATAGTGGGATGAACTAAGAAGAACAAATGACTTCCTAACAATTATTTCTGGAGAAATATGATACATGGGATAAGAAGCATCTTGTTGTTCTAGTGATTGCTTACACACAAACACTAAATAAGTATACTAGAAAAGTCATTACTTGGTGTAAAATTGCTCACCTATTTGTTGTCCTGTAACTTGTAAGCTCACGTTGAAGAGGAAAGGCTTGCTGTGATAATTTATACTGGGTACCTATGTGTATAACGCCTAAATTCTCATCATATTACATCGTCTAGCAGCACGACGAGGCCTGTATGTTCTCCTACAACCCTGTTTTTATGGTTTAGGCTGCTCCCATTTCGCTCGCCTGCCTATGTcatgaacataaaattttaatgtagTTAAATTCTTGGAATGGTTCTATTTCGTATTTTCTTCAAGTCGTTATCTAATGCATGATCAATGGTATTTATCATATCTTATGATCTTTTGCTTATGTTTCTTTGCCGTTGTGTCTTGTTTCATATGATTGGAATAAACCAATAGTCACGCGTCTTTGAATGAGCACATCGACAGACTTTGGACAGAGTCCTGTTCTTCTGGTGCATTAGATTCACTTAAACAAAGGACGGCCATGGCACTGCGCTGCAATGAAACAAGCCAAAGCTGTCCACAACTCAAGTGGATTTATCTGTGGGTTTTTTGGTGATCTGAAGTTTATAACTGTGTTTTATCTGCAAGAAACAGTGAGAGATCATGAACACATTCCAGAAATCTAGTTGCAAGATTCCATgaacaaatacataaaataagtGACTGTTCCACATTGCTTTATGAGAATCATAAAATAAGTTTACAAGTAATCTAAACATTTGGATGGCATCAATTTGAAGCTTTATGAGATGCGGCACTTGCTTGTCTGCGGTGGTTGCGTTCTGGGAAATGTTATGGATGCTCGAACTCttcaattatatgaaaaattgaaagaactttaaaaaagaaagaaagaaaggagaaggagaaggacaATGACTCTTTAATTACTTGAATGTGATGATTATCAAAGCTCAATCCTGTTATGCGTGTCTATGGTTAAACAGAGATTACACTAACAAGTACCATTTACACAAAAATTCAGCATAAACCTGTGACTGTATTTCtctatctttcttttattttctgcaaaatataaaaacacttaaatggGCAAAATGCCAAAGATGGCAGCAACTCGTTTTCCAATCTTCTGTTGAAACCCGAGAGAGCACCAATCATATAGTATTTCACTTCCCATTTCAAACTCAACAAGACAAGTGCAAAGATGTTTACATGAATGTGTCTTGAGTCctcaaaatatatcaagaatttcCAAGATGAAACCGTTGCATAGAGGGCAATTACCCCTTTGAACCCAAAGCTCTCTTGAACACAGCCTGCAAAATGTATGCCCACAAGGAATAAAGGCTGCACCTTTATGCCTAACCATGCACACGCAGCAAGTATACTCCATACCAGCAACACCGTCACCCTCTACACCAccgtcctcctcctcctcatcttcatcatcatcatcatcacatgCCTCAAGATCCCCCATTGTATATCTAGAACCCTCAAACCCCATCTGCCTATCTGTCTCCTCTAACAAATCCATCAATGACATCCTCACCGGCTCCTGCGTCTCCGTACTCCCGGG
It encodes the following:
- the LOC118049903 gene encoding purple acid phosphatase 15 isoform X1 translates to MGFFNFSLQVVVVVFISYCSFVSFVVYGNNIRSNVIPSTLDGPFEPRTVPFDVSLRGNAVDLPDADPRVRRRVKGFQPEQISLSLSATYDSVWISWITGEFQMSNHNKNITPLDPKSVASVVRYGKLRNPLNHEAKGYSLVYSQLYPFEGLQNYTSGIIHHARLTGLKPDKLYYYRCGDPSIGALSDVYSFKTMPVSSPKNYPKRIAIMGDLGLTYNTSTTISHVISNKPQLALLVGDVTYANLYLTNGTGCDCYSCSFPNSPVHETYQPRWDYWGRFMQPLVSKVPLMVVEGNHEIEKQVGNQTFVAYSSRFAFPAKESGSSSAFYYSFNAGGIHFVMLGAYIAYHKSSDQYRWLERDLANVDRFVTPWLVAVWHPPWYSSYNAHYREAECMMAAMEELLYSYAVDIVFNGHVHAYERSNRVYNYTLDPCGPVHIVVGDGGNREKMAVGHADEPGNCPDPATTPDQHIGGFCALNFTTGPAAGQFCWDRQPDYSAFRESSFGHGILEVKNQTWALWTWHRNQDSRSTVGDQIYIVRQPDKCPVRYKQTERWFASI
- the LOC118049903 gene encoding purple acid phosphatase 15 isoform X2, producing the protein MTLFGFHGSQVFFSMFFTGEFQMSNHNKNITPLDPKSVASVVRYGKLRNPLNHEAKGYSLVYSQLYPFEGLQNYTSGIIHHARLTGLKPDKLYYYRCGDPSIGALSDVYSFKTMPVSSPKNYPKRIAIMGDLGLTYNTSTTISHVISNKPQLALLVGDVTYANLYLTNGTGCDCYSCSFPNSPVHETYQPRWDYWGRFMQPLVSKVPLMVVEGNHEIEKQVGNQTFVAYSSRFAFPAKESGSSSAFYYSFNAGGIHFVMLGAYIAYHKSSDQYRWLERDLANVDRFVTPWLVAVWHPPWYSSYNAHYREAECMMAAMEELLYSYAVDIVFNGHVHAYERSNRVYNYTLDPCGPVHIVVGDGGNREKMAVGHADEPGNCPDPATTPDQHIGGFCALNFTTGPAAGQFCWDRQPDYSAFRESSFGHGILEVKNQTWALWTWHRNQDSRSTVGDQIYIVRQPDKCPVRYKQTERWFASI